GTGAGCTCTCCGGTGGACTGGTTGATCTTAAAGATGGCAAGTCCGTCGGCCTTTAGTCGGTTGGAAGCATAGAGGTATCTCCCGTCAGGTGTAATATGGATATCACCGCTACCTTTCTTGCCAACTCCCGGAGTGGTGTCGGCTGCAATGTACTGAATGTCTTTCAGTGTTCCTTTGTTGTACTTGAAAACGGTTACTTTGCCCGATTTTTCATTAATCAGATAAGCGAATTTTCTGTTGGGGTGGAAAGTGAGGTGTCTGGGACCGGAACCCTGTTCAACTTCGAAAGCGGCGGGTTTTCCTGTTAGCAGAAATGTGCTGTTATCTGTTCCTTTTGTAGGGTAGTTCACTGTGAATTTATGCACTTTGTCTTTCCCTAGGTCGTCGGCAAACAGATATTTTCCGTCGGGCGAGAATGCAACACAATGCAGGCGGGAATCGGGTTTGTCTCTCTCTTCAAAACCGATGACCTGACTGGCCGGAAGCAGTGAACCGTCACTCTTTGCAGGGAATACGGTCACATTCCCACCTGAATAGTTGGCAGTGATTACATATTTTCCTTTCGGATCGGTATTGATGTAACACGGTGAACCGCCGTTGGTTTTTTGTGAATTAAGGAAAGTCAGCTTACCACTCTTTTTGTCGAAAGAGAATGCACAAGCTTGGGCATTTCCTGCCTCATTCTCACTTACTGAATAGACAAATTTTTCATTGGGTGAAACGGTCAGATAGGACGGATTTGAAATTCCATCGATCTGGCTCACATAGCTACTCTCTCCACTCTCTGTATTGAATCGGTAGACGTAAATACCTTTGCTGGTACCAGAGGTGTAAGTACCTATA
The Bacteroides sedimenti genome window above contains:
- a CDS encoding lactonase family protein, which produces MLKKIMLMAISAMTLSSFTLEKNNPDATKNSELYLLIGTYTSGTSKGIYVYRFNTESGESSYVSQIDGISNPSYLTVSPNEKFVYSVSENEAGNAQACAFSFDKKSGKLTFLNSQKTNGGSPCYINTDPKGKYVITANYSGGNVTVFPAKSDGSLLPASQVIGFEERDKPDSRLHCVAFSPDGKYLFADDLGKDKVHKFTVNYPTKGTDNSTFLLTGKPAAFEVEQGSGPRHLTFHPNRKFAYLINEKSGKVTVFKYNKGTLKDIQYIAADTTPGVGKKGSGDIHITPDGRYLYASNRLKADGLAIFKINQSTGELTRIGYQFTGIHPRNFIITPNGKYLLVASRDNNNIQIFAIDSNSGLLKDTGKEIKIDKPVCLKFANLK